In Ochotona princeps isolate mOchPri1 chromosome 21, mOchPri1.hap1, whole genome shotgun sequence, a single genomic region encodes these proteins:
- the NCKIPSD gene encoding NCK-interacting protein with SH3 domain, whose product MYRALYAFRSAEPNALAFAAGETFLVLERSSTHWWLAARARSGETGYVPPAYLHRLQGVDQDVLQAIDRAIEAVHNTAMRDGGKYSLEQRGVLQKLIHHRKETLSRRGPSAASTTGMTPSTSDHHLDAAAARQPNGMCRAGFERQHSLPSSEHLGPDGGLYQIPPQPRRAAPTTPPPPVKRRDRDALVVSGSGGRNATPCGSSCASSGSSASSASVDTLCTGSSPSELGPSCSPTPPPVPRRAAHTTISQPQPTPSKAPSPEPTAAEEVAAGPRSSPEPLEVPGPAEEKATMAEVTVPGSIGAELMELVRRNTGLSHELCRVAIGVVVGHIQAAVPASSPIMEQVLLSLVEGKDLSSALPSGQVCHDQQRLEVIFADLARHKDDAQQRSWALYEDESVIRCYLEELLHILTDADPEVCKKMCKKNEFESVLALVAYYQMEHRASLRLLLLKCFGAMCSLDAAIISTLVSSVLPVELARDMQTDTQDHQKLCYSALILAMVFSMGEAVPYAHYEHLGTPFAQFLLSIIEDGLPMDTTEQLPDLCVNLLLALNLHLPAPEQNVIMAALSKHANVKIFSEKLLLLLNRGDDPVRIFTHEPQPPHSILKFLQDVFSSSATAAIFYHTDMMALIDITVRHIADLSPGDKLRMEYLSLMHAVVRSTPYLQHRHRLSDLQATLRRILTEEEASPQCQMDRMIVREMCKEFPVLGEGPG is encoded by the exons atGTACCGAGCACTGTATGCGTTCCGCTCGGCGGAGCCCAATGCGCTGGCGTTCGCTGCGGGCGAGACCTTTCTGGTGCTGGAACGCAGCAGTACGCACTGGTGGCTGGCGGCGCGGGCGCGCAGCGGCGAGACAGGCTACGTGCCACCCGCCTACCTGCATCGCCTGCAG GGTGTGGACCAGGATGTCCTCCAAGCCATCGATCGGGCCATCGAGGCTGTGCACAACACGGCCATGCGGGATGGCGGCAAGTACAGTCTGGAGCAGCGCGGCGTCCTCCA GAAACTGATCCACCACCGGAAAGAGACCTTGTCTCGCAGAGGCCCCTCagctgccagcaccacaggcatgACCCCGTCCACCAGTGACCACCATTTGGATGCTGCGGCTGCCCGGCAGCCCAATGGGATGTGTCGAGCCGGCTTTGAGCGGCAGCACAGCCTGCCCAGCTCTGAACATCTCGGGCCAGACGGAGGCCTCTACCAG ATCCCACCCCAGCCACGCCGGGCAGCACCCACCACACCGCCCCCACCTGTGAAGCGCCGGGACCGAGACGCCCTGGTGGTCTCCGGGAGTG GTGGTCGCAACGCCACACCGTGTGGGAGTAGTTGTGCATCTAGTGGCTCCTCAGCCAGCAGTGCCTCCGTGGACACACTTTGCACTGGCTCCAGCCCATCTGAgctgggccccagctgctccccgaCGCCCCCACCCGTGCCCCGCCGAGCAGCCCATACCAccatctcccagccccagcctacACCCTCCAAGGCACCATCCCCCGAGCCCACTGCTGCTGAGGAGGTGGCTGCTGGCCCCAGATCAAGTCCTGAACCCCTGGAGGTGCCAGGTCCCGCAGAGGAGAAGGCAACAATGGCTGAAGTGACAGTGCCAGGGAGCATCGGGGCGGAGCTGATGGAGCTGGTGCGGAGAAACACAGGCCTGAGCCATGAGCTTTGCCGCGTAGCCATCGGCGTGGTGGTGGGTCACATCCAGGCTGCCGTGCCGGCCAGCTCGCCCATCATGGAACAGGTCCTCCTCTCGCTGGTGGAGGGAAAG gacCTGAGCTCAGCGCTGCCCTCAGGGCAAGTATGTCATGACCAGCAGAGGCTGGAGGTGATCTTCGCTGACCTGGCCCGGCACAAGGATGACGCGCAACAGCGAAGCTGGGCGCTCTATGAGGACGAGAGTGTCATCCGTTGCTACCTGGAGGAACTGCTGCACATCCTG ACAGATGCTGACCCCGAAGTCTGTAAGAAGATGTGCAAGAAAAATGAGTTTGAGTCTGTTCTGGCCTTGGTAGCCTATTACCAAATG GAACACCGGGCATctctgcggctgctgctgctcaaGTGCTTCGGAGCTATGTGCAGCCTGGACGCAGCCATCATCTCCACACTCGTGTCCTCTGTGCTGCCCGTGGAGCTGGCCCGGGACATGCAGACGGACACCCAGG ACCACCAGAAACTCTGCTACTCGGCACTCATCCTGGCCATGGTCTTCTCCATGGGGGAAGCCGTGCCTTATGCACACTATG AGCACCTAGGCACCCCCTTTGCCCAGTTTTTGCTGAGTATCATTGAGGATGGCCTGCCCATGGACACAACGGAGCAGCTGCCAGATCTCTGTGTGAATCTGCTGCTGGCACTCAACCTGCACCTGCCAG CCCCTGAGCAGAATGTCATCATGGCTGCCCTGAGCAAGCATGCCAACGTCAAGATCTTCTCTGAgaagctgctgttgctgctgaacCGAGGGG ATGACCCCGTGCGCATCTTCACCCATGAGCCGCAGCCGCCACACTCCATCCTCAAGTTCCTACAGGACGTGTTCAGCAGCTCCGCCACGGCAGCCATCTTCTACCACACGGACATGATGGCGCTTATTGACATCACAGTGCGGCACATTGCCGACCTGTCACCCGGGGACAAG CTGCGCATGGAGTACCTCTCCCTGATGCATGCCGTGGTCCGCTCCACGCCCTACCTGCAGCACCGCCACCGGCTATCAGACCTGCAGGCTACATTACGGCGCATCCTGACCGAGGAGGAGGCCTCACCCCAGTGCCAGATGGATCGGATGATCGTCCGGGAGATGTGCAAGGAGTTCCCGGTGCTGGGCGAGGGCCCCGGCTAG